Proteins found in one Pseudomonas sp. P8_241 genomic segment:
- a CDS encoding tryptophan synthase subunit beta, translating into MFYVQRDAEGQLVRVEAQAYPEATETLPAEHPELKDWLVNKKLASNLKRLRQSDPEMIRVLDDLIQALTDKGVIRVTDLPIAAQAKLMDRTQAREALGGLSHLIDEDESGLI; encoded by the coding sequence ATGTTTTACGTGCAACGCGATGCAGAAGGACAACTGGTCCGTGTGGAAGCACAAGCCTACCCCGAGGCCACGGAAACACTGCCTGCGGAACATCCGGAGCTCAAGGATTGGTTAGTCAACAAAAAACTGGCTTCCAACCTCAAACGACTCAGACAAAGCGATCCGGAAATGATCCGGGTGCTCGACGACTTGATTCAGGCGCTGACAGACAAAGGCGTGATCCGTGTCACCGACCTGCCGATTGCCGCGCAAGCCAAGCTCATGGACCGTACTCAGGCCCGTGAAGCACTGGGTGGTTTGAGCCATTTGATTGATGAGGATGAAAGCGGATTGATCTGA
- the bcsQ gene encoding cellulose biosynthesis protein BcsQ — translation MNRTDDISNLFNRFGASADSYLEFGSQFDYKEKPLALAPMPQAAVVVESVQPQKNINEAPLIKSKLANETRMPARDVSPSETPLRHLLAEVALARQAEAQARNEEALRQVLPQVRPAKSPAHVIAVISAKGGVGKTTLSSALATALRLEGAKTLAIDLDPQNALQHHLGAQPDVAGLGSASLNGENWNSLLLTGSAGALVLPYGVVTEAERRTLERYLANDRYWLAGQLAKMDLGENDVVILDTPPGRTAYLDQALMVADQVLVVATADAACFVTLEQVERILTEHMSVGQAPKCNYVINQFDGSRMFCRDMHEVLKRRLGSNLLGVVALDHAVGEALAYGHNPLLEAESSKACQDMMMLIDTLKAQLKSMDVAESYAS, via the coding sequence ATGAATCGAACAGACGATATATCGAATCTATTCAACAGGTTCGGAGCAAGTGCGGACAGTTATCTCGAGTTCGGAAGTCAATTCGATTACAAGGAAAAGCCTCTCGCGCTGGCACCGATGCCGCAGGCGGCCGTCGTCGTTGAAAGCGTTCAACCGCAGAAAAACATCAATGAAGCTCCGTTGATCAAATCAAAGCTCGCTAACGAGACCCGTATGCCGGCTCGGGATGTTTCGCCGTCTGAGACCCCACTTCGCCACTTGTTGGCTGAAGTGGCATTGGCGCGTCAGGCTGAGGCGCAGGCGCGTAACGAAGAGGCGCTGCGCCAGGTTTTACCTCAAGTTCGTCCAGCCAAGTCACCGGCCCATGTCATTGCGGTGATATCGGCCAAAGGAGGTGTCGGCAAGACAACGCTGTCTTCGGCATTGGCCACCGCTTTGCGGCTGGAAGGCGCAAAGACACTGGCCATTGATCTTGATCCACAAAACGCTTTGCAACATCACTTGGGGGCTCAGCCGGATGTAGCGGGCCTGGGCAGCGCAAGCCTTAATGGTGAAAACTGGAATTCACTGCTATTGACCGGTTCTGCAGGTGCGCTGGTATTGCCTTATGGCGTGGTGACTGAAGCGGAGCGTAGGACGCTGGAGCGCTATCTGGCAAACGATCGTTACTGGCTGGCCGGTCAATTGGCGAAGATGGACCTGGGCGAAAACGATGTGGTGATTCTCGACACTCCCCCTGGTCGCACTGCCTACCTGGATCAAGCCCTGATGGTGGCCGACCAGGTACTCGTTGTCGCGACTGCCGATGCGGCGTGTTTCGTCACGCTTGAGCAGGTGGAGCGGATTCTGACCGAGCACATGTCCGTTGGGCAGGCGCCGAAGTGCAATTACGTGATTAACCAGTTCGACGGCTCTCGCATGTTCTGCCGCGATATGCATGAAGTGCTCAAGCGTCGGCTGGGTTCGAATCTGCTAGGTGTAGTTGCACTGGATCATGCCGTTGGCGAAGCGCTGGCATACGGTCACAATCCTCTGCTGGAGGCCGAATCGTCCAAGGCCTGCCAGGACATGATGATGTTGATTGACACACTCAAGGCGCAGTTGAAATCCATGGATGTTGCAGAGTCATACGCCTCGTGA
- the bcsA gene encoding UDP-forming cellulose synthase catalytic subunit, translated as MINPSTPETSPLTPSQRFAQAVSDRLDKMPGSLRRVMTIGVTLLCGLLALFIITVPFDLYSQCIFALGCFIAALLLRKVPGRLTVLILIGLSLTASLRYLYWRLTSTLGFEGWVDMLFGYGLVLAELYAMIVLVFGYLQTAWPLRRKPVLMSAPPSEWPTVDVFIPSYNETLDIVKVTIFAAQAIDWPRDKLRVHVLDDGRREDFRDFCEQIGVGYIVRDNNRHAKAGNLNEALKVTSGEFVTIFDADHVPTRSFLQVCVGWFIKDPKLAMLQTPHFFFSPDPFEKNLNTFRSVPNEGELFYGLVQDGNDLWNATFFCGSCAVIRRAPLLEIGGVAVETVTEDAHTALKLNRAGYNTAYLAIPQAAGLATESLSRHISQRIRWARGMAQIFRTDNPLFGKGLNLGQRLCYLNAMLHFFYGLPRLAFLTAPLAFLFFDAQIFHASALMITAYVLPHILHASLTNSSIQGRFRHSFWNEVYETVLAWYIMGPVLMALVNPKFGGFNVTDKGGVIEEKYFEWKLARPYIVLLILNAAGLIYGVVRLMEGAEGATTTILINLAWTVYNLIITSASVAVASETRQVRSEPRVAAALPMRLTRADGTTVEGVTQDFSQKGLGFRLQGGDLVPQGERVKISLFRNQQLSVFPAVVVFSRDGLLGAQFDGLTLRQQSELIRLTFSRADTWAATWGGGQVDTPLAALRDVSGIGLRGIYELFKATVMETRRLLRRRRATPPSLENVLDK; from the coding sequence GTGATCAACCCTTCGACACCAGAAACGTCACCCCTGACCCCGTCTCAGCGCTTCGCTCAGGCGGTTTCCGATCGCCTGGACAAAATGCCCGGGTCGTTGCGTCGGGTGATGACCATCGGCGTCACATTGCTGTGCGGCCTGCTGGCGTTGTTTATCATCACAGTCCCGTTCGACTTGTACTCGCAGTGCATTTTCGCCCTTGGCTGCTTTATTGCTGCTCTGCTGCTGCGCAAAGTTCCAGGCCGCCTGACGGTGCTGATACTCATCGGGCTGTCTCTGACCGCTTCACTGCGTTATCTGTACTGGCGGCTCACCTCCACCCTCGGATTTGAGGGATGGGTCGACATGCTGTTCGGTTACGGGCTGGTTCTGGCCGAGCTGTACGCGATGATCGTGCTGGTGTTCGGGTACCTGCAAACCGCGTGGCCCTTGCGCCGCAAACCGGTGTTGATGAGCGCTCCGCCGAGCGAGTGGCCAACGGTCGATGTGTTCATCCCTTCCTACAATGAAACCCTCGATATCGTGAAAGTCACGATCTTCGCCGCCCAAGCCATCGACTGGCCTAGGGACAAGCTGCGTGTGCATGTGCTCGATGACGGACGCCGCGAAGATTTCCGCGACTTCTGCGAGCAGATCGGCGTGGGCTACATCGTTCGTGACAACAACCGTCACGCCAAGGCGGGCAACCTGAACGAAGCGCTAAAAGTTACCAGTGGCGAGTTCGTGACCATTTTCGATGCCGATCACGTACCGACACGCTCTTTCCTGCAAGTTTGTGTCGGCTGGTTCATCAAGGACCCGAAGCTGGCGATGCTGCAAACGCCGCACTTTTTCTTCTCCCCGGACCCTTTCGAGAAGAACCTCAATACCTTCCGCTCCGTACCGAACGAGGGCGAGTTGTTCTACGGGTTGGTGCAAGATGGCAATGACTTGTGGAACGCCACGTTCTTCTGCGGCTCCTGCGCGGTCATTCGACGAGCGCCGTTGCTGGAAATCGGTGGTGTGGCCGTCGAAACCGTGACCGAAGATGCTCACACTGCGCTCAAGCTCAACCGCGCCGGTTACAACACCGCCTATCTTGCCATTCCTCAGGCGGCCGGGCTGGCGACGGAAAGCCTGTCGCGGCACATCAGCCAGCGGATTCGCTGGGCACGAGGCATGGCGCAGATTTTCCGCACCGACAATCCACTGTTCGGCAAAGGCCTGAATCTCGGTCAGCGTCTGTGTTACCTGAACGCGATGCTGCACTTTTTCTACGGTTTGCCGCGCCTTGCGTTTCTCACGGCGCCCCTGGCCTTTCTGTTTTTCGATGCGCAGATATTTCATGCCTCGGCGTTGATGATCACGGCCTATGTACTGCCGCACATTCTCCACGCGAGTTTGACCAACTCCAGCATTCAAGGACGTTTCCGGCATTCGTTCTGGAACGAGGTCTACGAGACGGTTCTGGCCTGGTACATCATGGGGCCGGTACTGATGGCGCTGGTCAATCCCAAGTTTGGTGGCTTCAATGTCACCGACAAGGGGGGAGTCATCGAAGAAAAGTATTTCGAGTGGAAGCTGGCTCGTCCTTACATCGTGCTGCTGATCCTGAATGCTGCGGGTCTGATCTACGGAGTGGTCCGGCTGATGGAAGGCGCCGAGGGCGCCACCACCACCATCCTGATCAACCTGGCGTGGACCGTCTACAACCTCATCATCACCAGCGCCTCCGTGGCGGTGGCCAGTGAAACACGTCAGGTGCGCTCCGAGCCGCGCGTGGCAGCGGCTCTGCCGATGCGTCTGACCCGTGCCGATGGCACCACGGTCGAAGGCGTGACCCAGGACTTCTCGCAAAAAGGCCTGGGCTTCCGATTGCAGGGGGGCGACCTTGTACCTCAGGGCGAACGGGTGAAAATCTCGCTGTTCCGCAATCAACAATTGAGTGTGTTCCCGGCGGTCGTCGTTTTCAGTCGCGATGGCCTTCTGGGAGCGCAATTCGACGGGCTGACCCTGCGTCAGCAAAGTGAGTTGATACGCCTGACCTTTTCCCGCGCCGACACCTGGGCCGCGACCTGGGGCGGCGGTCAAGTCGATACGCCACTGGCTGCCTTGCGTGATGTCAGCGGCATTGGCCTGCGTGGCATCTACGAACTCTTCAAAGCCACGGTCATGGAAACACGGCGTCTGTTACGTCGCCGCCGCGCCACCCCACCTTCCCTAGAAAACGTTTTGGACAAGTGA
- the bcsB gene encoding cellulose biosynthesis cyclic di-GMP-binding regulatory protein BcsB, whose amino-acid sequence MNSKSFAFANLRDRALARLACALLALGGGTAVYAETEPADVAPGATGYSMTLKQLGRNYPMSLRGVESTDSVNFDVRADSIVTGAKLTLQYTYSPSLLADLSQINVMVNDEVAASLPLPKENAGQLQKQVVDIPAHLITEFNRLSLQFVGHYTMGCEDPQHSSLWAKISNATELSIEVSPLALPNDLSIMPLPFFDRRDARALNLPFVFAGTPDNTTLEAAGALSSWFGAQASYRGATFSSRFNQIPAHGNAVVLLSGPGALQVGGLSLPEAKGPTLTVMTNPNDANGKLLVIIGRDGAELKQAATALVLGSQALSGSSVVIDRLDQVQPRKPYDAPNWLPGDRPVKLGELLPAKQFNVSGYNPGDITVPLNFAPDLFTWRDEGAPLHLKYRYTPQEKSTNSSFIVSFNDGLIQSQNLLSQDKLDSGVLSALKLNDTLDREIRVRLPLNSVALQSRLQLRYMFDYIKQGECGDIIIDNMRGSVDPESTLDLSGYDHFMAMPNLGVFKDAGFPFTRLADLSETAVVLPDNAGAPELDAYLTVLGRFGQSTGYPATAVLVIQAAQIQAAADKDLLVLASGANQPLLTQWADQLPAAGNDGQQSFHLSDLPMRVRDWFSPDPEANQRKARLALAFSGGQPSTYLTGFESPLKSGRSVVVIASGKPAGLADATNALIGGEDYSQSIQGSLVVVRGKTIEPLVADEQYYVGSLSPIKYLQWMLSRHVLLTMLLTGVGVLLLSCLAYLSLRSRAKRRLNGS is encoded by the coding sequence ATGAACTCGAAGTCTTTCGCTTTCGCTAATCTGCGCGACCGCGCACTGGCACGCCTGGCGTGCGCCTTGCTGGCTTTGGGTGGTGGCACTGCGGTCTACGCCGAAACGGAGCCGGCGGACGTGGCACCGGGTGCCACCGGTTACAGCATGACGCTCAAGCAATTGGGTCGGAACTATCCAATGAGCCTGCGCGGGGTGGAGTCTACCGACAGCGTCAACTTCGATGTGCGCGCCGATTCGATTGTCACGGGCGCCAAGCTGACGTTGCAGTACACCTATTCGCCGTCGCTGCTGGCGGATCTGTCGCAGATCAACGTCATGGTCAACGATGAAGTGGCCGCAAGCCTGCCGTTGCCCAAGGAAAATGCCGGGCAATTGCAGAAGCAGGTGGTCGATATCCCGGCGCACCTGATCACCGAGTTCAACCGCCTGAGTCTGCAATTCGTCGGTCATTACACCATGGGCTGTGAAGACCCGCAGCATTCCAGCCTGTGGGCGAAGATCAGCAACGCAACCGAGCTGAGTATCGAGGTGTCGCCGCTGGCTTTGCCGAACGACTTGTCAATCATGCCGCTGCCGTTCTTCGACCGCCGCGATGCCCGGGCACTGAACCTGCCGTTCGTGTTTGCCGGCACACCGGATAACACCACCCTGGAGGCGGCCGGCGCGTTGTCATCCTGGTTCGGCGCCCAGGCCAGTTATCGCGGAGCGACATTTTCCTCGCGCTTTAACCAGATACCGGCCCATGGCAATGCGGTGGTGCTGCTCAGCGGTCCTGGCGCGCTGCAGGTTGGTGGCTTGAGCCTGCCTGAAGCCAAGGGCCCCACGCTGACCGTGATGACCAACCCCAATGACGCCAATGGCAAGTTGTTGGTGATCATCGGACGTGATGGTGCCGAACTCAAGCAGGCGGCCACGGCGCTGGTGCTCGGTAGCCAGGCACTGTCGGGCAGTAGCGTCGTGATCGATCGTCTCGACCAGGTGCAACCGCGCAAGCCTTATGATGCTCCGAACTGGTTGCCTGGCGATCGTCCGGTCAAACTTGGCGAGCTGCTGCCGGCCAAACAATTCAACGTATCGGGCTACAACCCGGGCGACATCACGGTACCGCTGAACTTTGCGCCAGACCTGTTTACCTGGCGTGATGAAGGTGCACCGCTGCACCTCAAATACCGTTATACGCCGCAAGAGAAATCGACCAACTCGTCATTTATCGTCAGCTTCAACGATGGTTTGATCCAGTCGCAGAACCTGTTGTCCCAGGACAAGCTCGACAGCGGTGTGCTCTCCGCCCTGAAACTCAACGACACACTGGATCGCGAAATCCGCGTGCGCCTGCCATTGAATTCGGTCGCCCTGCAATCGCGTCTGCAACTGCGCTACATGTTCGATTACATCAAACAGGGCGAGTGCGGCGACATCATTATCGACAACATGCGCGGCAGCGTCGATCCGGAGTCGACACTCGACCTGAGTGGCTATGATCACTTCATGGCCATGCCGAACCTTGGCGTCTTCAAGGATGCGGGCTTTCCGTTCACGCGCCTGGCGGATCTGTCGGAAACTGCCGTGGTGCTCCCGGATAACGCGGGTGCTCCCGAGCTGGATGCCTACCTGACCGTGCTCGGCCGTTTCGGCCAGTCCACCGGTTACCCGGCCACTGCGGTGCTGGTAATTCAGGCGGCGCAAATCCAGGCTGCCGCTGACAAGGATTTGCTGGTACTTGCGTCTGGCGCCAACCAACCGTTGCTGACCCAGTGGGCCGATCAGTTGCCTGCTGCCGGTAATGACGGCCAGCAAAGTTTCCATCTATCTGACCTGCCGATGCGCGTGCGTGACTGGTTCAGTCCCGATCCAGAAGCCAATCAACGCAAGGCGCGTTTGGCCCTGGCATTTTCCGGTGGTCAGCCCAGCACCTACCTGACCGGCTTCGAATCGCCACTCAAAAGTGGCCGCAGCGTGGTAGTGATTGCCAGTGGCAAGCCCGCAGGGCTGGCGGACGCGACCAACGCCTTGATCGGTGGCGAGGATTACTCCCAGTCGATCCAGGGCAGCCTGGTGGTGGTTCGCGGCAAAACCATCGAACCATTGGTGGCGGACGAGCAGTATTACGTTGGCAGCCTGAGCCCGATCAAATATCTGCAGTGGATGCTGTCGCGTCATGTGCTTTTGACGATGTTGCTAACAGGGGTTGGTGTATTGCTGCTCAGTTGCCTGGCTTATCTGTCGCTGCGTTCGCGCGCCAAACGTCGTCTTAATGGGTCTTGA